The Coffea arabica cultivar ET-39 chromosome 2c, Coffea Arabica ET-39 HiFi, whole genome shotgun sequence genome includes the window CATACACTTCTTTgggtttttttatttctttacttTCCTCAACGATAGTAGAATGGTGGGCATATTGTAATTTACAGTAAATCTTGTTGTAAACGGTGCATTACATAGgtagaaaagaattaactaaGCTATATCCAATTCAATCATGCacttaaaaattagaaaaaaaaaattgtagtttTGGTATCTAAACTTTGATACATGAGTGATTTAAGGCCCTAAACTTTGCATAAAAGTAAATCTAGTACTCAATCTTTCAACTTTTGAGCATATTTAGTACTCTTGATCTATTTTTTCCAAATTGTAACTGGAAAGAATCACGTGATAATCACAGTTTAGACAATTATTGtataaaaaatgccaaaaaatagTCCTCGGACTTGGTGCTATAATAAAATTTAGTCCTCAGACTTGGTGTTTAGTGTCAAAAGGATATTTTATCTTAATTTTTTGGCATTCTTTATAAAATAGTTGCCGAATATGTGACTATCACATGACTATTTTcaatagaaatctggaaaaaaattGTTAAGGATACTAAATGTGCTCAAAAGTTGAAAGAATGGGTACCAAATTTGCTTTTgtttaaagtttagggactaaaaacGCCCATGTATCAAAATTTGAATACCAAAACTgcttttttctctaaaaatttcACTTATTTGTGTCCtcagaagaaaggaaaaataatctGTAATTGCAAGTATGATGTACTGTCTGCAGCATTGCAATAAACgttcaaattgtcaaaaaggaCAATCTTACAATAGGAGCAGAAATGAGACAAGAACCCAAAATAATGGAATGTGATAGCCTACCGTTGGAAAGTGATCTTTCTGTTCAATTTTCTCCACACAGACAAAGTCATGTGGCTGTAAGTATAGTGGTAGTATTGGATGCGGCCCTTAATATGTATGATTCTCTTTCCACTCACTGCTCACCTTTTCTCCTCAGGTAAAACCAAGCCAGCCATCAACAGCGCCATCACCGGTTGATCATCTCCGCCCCTGATTCAAGGAAATGGAAGCTCTGATTTATCAGTTCACAATTCTCTCCGATGAGGCTCTTCAAGACAAGAACTTTGATCCATCTACAATAGAAGATCTCATGAGGCTCTTCGAACTGGAGTCCTACAAGGCCTGGGCAGCCATGGAGCTTGAACAGGAAAAAGAAGTGCAAGAAGCTGAGAGTTGCGTGGAAGAAGCTGAGGAATATCTTGACTCTGTCATGGAGAGTGCCATGGAGGAATTTCGTCGGTTCGAGGAGGAAATGAACAGGGCTTGCCAGGCTGAATATGATAGCTTAGTCAATGTGGCTGAAAGTGCAAGGACGATGGGAAGGTCTTTGGAAAAAGCAGCTACAAATGCTTCCAAGAAGTATATTGAAGCTGCAATGAACTCAGCTACTGCATCAATGAAATCAGCGATGAAAGCCCTTTCTTCTAAGTATAAAAAGGTTCATCCATCTTAGGTCAATTATCATTTACTCTGCTCCCTGTTAATTGTTGGTGGCTTTTGGACTTTCCAGCGACAAAACACTAGTACCTGGCTAGATCCCTTTCAATGGATCTAAGAATTTGTTTGATTGTGCTCCTGACATTGGTAATAATCTTACTGATATCATGATTTACAgtctgttttgtcatcatctgATAAAAGATGCTCCAGTAGAAGGATATTAGCtcctttaaatttgaatatctCTGGGGATTTTCGTCCCTTGAATCTACTTGGCTGTTAGAATTAGTGAACCTGTAAACTGTTTATTACCCAGTGGGAAAGAAAGCAAGTGGTAGAGAAAACCTTTATTGCTTAAATGTGTGATCTTATGTTTTCACTCGGTGACAGAAGTTTGTCATGGCTAATGAAGAAAGTCTTCACCTCAAAGCTCCTGAAGTGCTTGTTGAGGCTCAAATTTAGAATTTGGGTCACAATTCCCAAGTCCTTTTATGCCTAGAAAGTTTTCAATCTCTCTGATTTTATTTGTTTCACAATAATGTAAGAGGATCTAAACGTATAATTTATCCCAAGATAATCACTCTGAATAACGAAAGCTCTAAATCGTCTGTTTCAAGCAATAATCACTTGTCGCAGACCCAAGTTCAGCATGGTTTCGATGATCCTATATTTGATTCCAGTTGGTGCTCAATCTTCCCGTGAAATTTGCATTTGGCATGGTTGCCATCTTTGTCTATGTTTTTTCTCAGAAGAATTACCGAGGAGCAACATCTTTTGCTCTCTACCCTCCTCCTTTTACTTGGGTGTCTCCACTGAAGAGAATTAACCATGCACCCTAAAAGCCTCCTTCTAGTTGGCAGCTAAGACCGATTCCGAAGCAGTGAATGTTGGACTTCCACAGTCTTCCTAATCTGCATGGAAAATTATGAGTATCTCGTTTGATTCTGGTTCACAATTGAACCTTGCAAGAAATATATATCCAGACATAGAAGCTCATTCAATGCATGTTTCTTGATAAAAAGCAATGATCATTTCATTGAGCTTTAAGGAAATCTGCACAAATGACAAAGTGATTACATGCATCAGATACTGCAATACATTAAGATGATGGCAATTAGGATTAGTCTTGTATATGGATTCAAATTTATGCAAAAGCATCATAATGGTTGATGCTTGCTTTCTGAGAACGACTTGGGATTATGGTCAGATTGCAGATACTatatagtctttttttttttcgaaacgatAGATGATGAGTGCAGATACTATATAGTCACTTGCACAAATGATGAGTGCATCCACCATAAGTTCTTTTAAGTGGTTAACACCAGAGCAGGACCCAGCACTGAAATTGCTTTCGTAACTGGCCAAGTACAGCAAGAATTTTTCACATCCCAACAAGAAGTGATCtgtatttaggaaaaaaaaaaagaagaagtgatCAGTATGTAATTCGCTTGACAACAAGAAAAGGAGATGAGTTAGTGGCAGTGTTTTCCATACATATATCTGTGACTCAATATGGATGTTTGGATATCAAATTTCGATAGCAAATTtctccaaataatatttcgcttgcatcataaacacattttttaatttatttttttatttcacatacatcacattacagaaagagtgctacagtaattattccaaataataatatttcaaacaatactctatcaaaataaaaaattttaaaatattattttacttgtatcataaatatatttttaattattttttttatttaatatacatcatatcacgaaaaatgttacaataattatttcaaacagGTTGTTTTGCTAAATTAGGCAAGGGTCTTCCTTTAGACAATGGtcttcagaaaaagaaaaagaagggccGATTTGGTGCACAGAATCCAAAAACGATTTACAAAGCAGGGCAATCGTCAGGAGcaatttttcttcatcttcattaTTAGAAAGCTGTAGTTGATTATCGATCCGTTaatattttgtgaaatagtttgAGGCAATTTTTATCTTCTGCAAATAATTCGCAACAAAATTTTCATGCAACTCTTTAAAAGTGATGAAATTCGTACCACTGTTAACGTGATAAATACCataaagaaagaaggaaaataatAAATTCCAGGAAATGGTTTTGCTCTATCTGGATTTGGATGTCCTCTGCACCCCAACTTCACTTGGGAACTAATAGGCCTATCAAGAAGGCCCAAAAGAGCCAAAATTGGGTCGGGTAAAAGTTGCGCACTCTCAAACTTAAAATGCTATCCAACGGCCCAACAAGATCGtcccaaaaatcagaaattgtTACTAAACGAGAAATCACGGCCATTCATTTCTCGGGAGGGATGAGGATTGAGATGGCCCACTAAAACTCTCAAAGTCCTTTGTTGTGTAGCAACCCGGGCAGCCTCGTGTACACATTTTATCACAATTCACTCAAACCAAAAACCCTTTTGTTTCGTTCACTCCCAAATCACTCTTcaatcacacacttcctctctctttctccgTCTCGCTTATATATCATCCTCTTCCAGTCTTCCTTCACAGCAAGCAAGGAACTTCCACATCTCTCTCCAATCTCTCAAGCCATGTCTGAGgtgcttttcttttcaaaatttttcagtaATTTTGCAATAATTCGCTTAATTTCTCCTTGTTAATCGCAGAGCAGATAATTGCATATAATTCAATCGAGTAGTCGTAGGAAGCTAGTAAATCAGTTGCTCGAGttttatggttttttttttccggtgTTTTCGTTCCGAGTTTTGtctatattattatttatttttttttgtcgatgACTATAGATTAAATTAAGTAGTCAATAATTAATATATTGATTACTTtacattttttgaaaatttttttacctGAATTTTGCAGGAGGTTAAAGATGCTCCAGCTTCCCCAGAGGTTGTAGATGCTCCAGCACCGTCGAAGGCTAAGGATGCTCCTTCACCAGCAGCTGGTACTCGCTCGTTCTATCCGTATTTTTATTCCTGAAGTCACATATACGTGTCCTTCGTGTGTGTGTTATTTATGTTCATAATTGATTCATATCGGAGCCGGTAGATAAATTTTATAAGGTTGTGAAGGTTATAGTCAACTCGTTTGCAACTTCCGGCAGTTGCCATTAGGGGAAGAATTGTTAGATTTCCGCTATTtgctttttacttttttgtCAATTGCCATTCAGCTTAATTTGTCGAAAATGTGCGCCATTTGGCAGTCATTTTCAAGGTTTGGATGCAAGATTGTGTGCTCTTTCAGGTTGTGAGTTGATTTAGATCAAATAGTTATACTTGTCAAATTTGTCCCTAGCTGCAATATGCCTTACAACGAGACTTCCAGATGTAGTGAAATTGTTGTCCATTGGTCAACTACTGGTTTATTTTCCCATTGAGAAATGGACGGTGTCCAGTAGTATTATGATTGACTGGGTATGATGACCATCGAAGGCCAAGTTTGGTGGTATCACCAGATGATGTCAGCATGATCATCTGAAGCATATCATTCAGTTTTGGGAAAGCTTTGGTTACTTAGAAAGTAAGAACTGCTGGAAGACCTTGATCTGCTTTGCAACATGTCGATGGTTCTTCTTAGAAACCTAAAAGCTTTAGTAACATGTTGGTGATGGGAAGTGAGTCAACACTGAACAGCAATCTGAGATGAGAATTCTGAAATTCAGCTGCTTATTGTTTGTTTCTAGGAACTTTGAGGGGATCTAGATAGTAATACATTTGTGCACACATATTTCCTAGTCATATCCATCTATGAGATCTGGGACCTACAAAACAACAGTGGAAAAGAGTACAAAGAGTTCTCGTAGTGCGTTAGGGCCACCATAATTTTGTAACATTTCAATGTAAAGCAATGGTGACAATAGCAGGCAataaggtttttcttttttatctttaaaaatgaaaagaaaaacgcGTTCATAAGGTGTAACTCTTTTCAAAATAATTCTACACATGAGAACAGACTGAGGTTTCATC containing:
- the LOC113726731 gene encoding uncharacterized protein; translation: MEALIYQFTILSDEALQDKNFDPSTIEDLMRLFELESYKAWAAMELEQEKEVQEAESCVEEAEEYLDSVMESAMEEFRRFEEEMNRACQAEYDSLVNVAESARTMGRSLEKAATNASKKYIEAAMNSATASMKSAMKALSSKYKKVHPS